One window of the Capsicum annuum cultivar UCD-10X-F1 unplaced genomic scaffold, UCD10Xv1.1 ctg79157, whole genome shotgun sequence genome contains the following:
- the LOC124895004 gene encoding uncharacterized protein LOC124895004 produces MATKATVVNADNTASSTTIMQFNPTSQLPIKLAGNHNFRTWKAQVSMLMHEPNLFGHLDGTIAAPPTTLTENNEFTPNLAYTNWFHQDQLVQNAILASVEPTLVSTVAIDKTANKAWESLHTFFANKSHTRIISLQD; encoded by the coding sequence ATGGCCACCAAAGCCACTGTTGTTAATGCAGATAACACTGCCAGCAGCACTACCATCATGCAGTTTAATCCTACATCTCAACTACCTATCAAACTTGCAGGCAACCACAACTTTCGAACCTGGAAGGCACAGGTGTCGATGCTCATGCACGAACCCAACCTTTTCGGTCACCTTGATGGCACAATCGCTGCTCCTCCGACCACACTTAcagaaaataatgaattcactCCTAATCTAGCTTATACTAACTGGTTCCACCAAGATCAGCTAGTTCAGAATGCCATCTTGGCATCGGTGGAACCTACACTTGTATCTACTGTTGCAATAGACAAAACGGCCAACAAAGCATGGGAATCCCTGCACACTTTCTTCGCAAACAAATCTCATACTAGAATTATCAGTCTCCAAGATTAA